A genomic window from Chanodichthys erythropterus isolate Z2021 chromosome 1, ASM2448905v1, whole genome shotgun sequence includes:
- the arl13a gene encoding ADP-ribosylation factor-like protein 13A, giving the protein MESDILLYELRRRWCSPWCSPPQVNMFNLMSNCCSWVSKLQQPLRKITVLVVGLDKAGKTSCVRGMLRVPPGDAGPTHGCVRTELRLENYLVNMLDMGGAPEVRGSWREHYGEAHGIIFVVDSSDRQRMKEVKEALVDLLKHPRVAGKPLLVLANKQDKMNALLGNELIEILSLEKLVNQSRSLCHIEPCSASMDLRRWSDRKTLRGLRWLLRAVCLDYPDLCARVMRDGKRPLGPEEKERRGKIEKSRNKPKEERTRASKTDIRQEHHSETVRNNGTLQPIKNILNKENSLKKKLGKKKKVKVKIKKESPSRGVNEEEVEETEGNEAEQEHSSQKEKASSALLPPKRGKLKRKAKVKEENLGIPESPNSEVCKPSRGKEERKRKKKTVTVKRKNKINTEEVPTAYGQSVDLSNTFDLYRKAILALKARQEQDIVSR; this is encoded by the exons ATGGAGTCTGACATACTACT GTACGAGTTAAGGAGACGATGGTGCTCTCCCTGGTGCTCTCCTCCTCAGGTCAACATGTTCAACCTCATGAGCAATTGCTGCAGCTGGGTCTCCAAACTCCAGCAACCCCTGAG gAAGATCACAGTGTTAGTGGTTGGTTTGGACAAGGCTGGAAAAACATCTTGTGTCAGAGGGATGTTGAGAG TGCCCCCTGGAGATGCAGGTCCCACCCATGGATGTGTCCGCACTGAATTAAGGCTGGAGAACTACTTGGTTAACATGCTGGATATGGGTGGGGCTCCAGAGGTTCGGGGGTCCTGGAGAGAGCATTACGGTGAAGCTCACGGCATCATCTTTGTGGTGGATTCCAGTGACAGACAACGAATGAAAGAGGTCAAAGAAGCTCTAGTGGACTTGCTGAAGCATCCAAGAGTAGCAGGAAAACCTCTTCTTGT GCTGGCCAATAAACAGGACAAAATGAATGCTCTGCTGGGAAATGAACTCATTGAAATTCTCTCCCTAGAGAAGCTTGTCAACCAGAGCCGGTCCCTTTGCCATATT GAGCCATGTTCTGCCTCAATGGACCTGCGTCGCTGGTCAGACAGGAAGACCCTGCGAGGTCTCAGATGGCTTCTGCGAGCCGTGTGCCTGGACTACCCAGACCTCTGTGCCCGTGTGATGAGAGATGGGAAGCGACCTTTAGGGCCAGAAGAAAAGGAAAGGAGAGGAAAAATAGAGAAGAGCCGGAACAAACCTAAAGAGGAGAG AACACGGGCAAGCAAAACAGATATCCGTCAAGAACATCACAGTGAAACTGTAAGGAACAATGGGACTCTGCAACCAATCAAAAACATTCTAAATAAG GAGAactctttaaaaaagaaattaggcaaaaagaagaaagtgaaggttaaaattaagaAGGAGAGTCCAAGCAGAGGAGTAAATGAAGAAGAGGTGGAGGAGACAGAAGGAAATGAAGCAGAACAGGAACACAGCAGCCAGAAAGAAAAAGCAAGCAGTGCATTGCTGCCACCAAAACGTGGAAAGCTGAAACGCAAAGCCAAAGTAAAAGAAGAGAACTTGGGTATACCAGAATCCCCCAACAGTGAGGTCTGCAAACCCTCTAGAG GAAAAgaggaaagaaagagaaaaaagaagaCTGTTACAGTAAAACGAAAGAACAAGATAAACACAGAGGAAGTTCCCACTGCTTATGGACAGTCTGTTGATCTTTCAAATACTTTTG ACCTTTACCGAAAAGCAATTTTGGCTCTCAAAGCCCGACAGGAACAGGACATTGTTTCGAGATAG